The genome window CCCAGGGATTTTGACATTCTTTTTCCGTCTTTTGTGAGTATTGTCGGGTGGATAATGACGTCTTTGAAAGGCTCTTTTTTTTCAAATTCAATTCCCGAAAAAACCATGCGTCCTACCCATAAGTTTATTATATCGCGCGCGGTTGAAAGCACATTGGCGGGATAAAAGGTTTTTAAATCTTTTTCGCTCATCGTGGCGAACGGCCATAGCGCGGACGAAAACCATGTATCTAAAACATCTTCGGAGTTTTCAATCGGAATTTGGTGCCCCCACCAAAGCTGCCGCGATATGCACCAATCTTTGATATTTTTAAGCCAGTCCAGATAAACTTTTTCCCAGCGTTTCGGGTGGAATTTTACTTTGCCGCTTTTTACGGCCTTTGCCGCTTTTGCCGCCAGTTCGCCCATTTTCAGAAACCATTGAAGGCTTGGAATATTTTCAACCGTGCTTCCGCATCTGTAGCATACCGCTTTGTTGTGCGTGTAGTCTTCAATTTTTTCAATAAGTCTTTCCGCTTCCAGTTCCTGAACGATTTTTTCTCTCGCCTCTTTTACGGTGAGTCCGTCGTATTTTGCGGCCTCTGTTTTTTTGAGTTCTTCGTCCAAAACCATTTTCCCGTTTTCTCCTATGGCTTTTGAAACAGGAAGATTATTTCTTTCTCCTATCTCCGCGTCTATTATGCTGTGGGCTGGCGTGACTTTTACCGCGCCTGTCCCGAATTCTTGTTCAATAATTCTGTCGCTGATTATGGGAATTTCTTTTTCAACAATCGGGAGTATCGCTTTTTTACCTATAAAATTTTTGTAGCGAGCGTCCTTTGGGTTTACCGCTACGGCTGTATCGGCAAGCATAGTTTCGGGCCGCGTTGTCGCGACCACGACGAAGTCGCGGCCGCCCTGAGCTTGTCGAAGGGTTTCATTATTTTTTATGGGATATTTTATATACCAAAGTTTCGTTTGCTCTTCTTTATATTCAAGTTCCAAGTCGGACAAACTCGTGCGGCATTTCGGACACCAGTTTATTACCCGTTCGGCGCGGTATATCCATCCTTTTTTGTGGTAATGAAGAAAAGCTTTTTTTACCCATTCCTGGTAATCTTTGTCCATGGTAAAACGCGTTCGCGACCAATCGCACGAACTTCCCAGCTTTTTGAGCTGGTTTAAAATAGTATTTCCGTACTGTTCTTTCCACTCCCAGATTTTTTCCAGAAATTTTTCGCGCCCCAAATCGTGGCGAGTTTTGTTTTCGGTTTTTAAAAGATTTTTTTCAACCACATTTTGAGTGGCGATTCCCGCGTGGTCTGTTCCGGGTAGCCACAAGGTTTTATAACCCTGCATTCGTTTTTTGCGTGTAATGATGTCCTGTATGGTGGCGTTTAACGCGTGCCCCATGTGTAAAGAGCCGGTAATGTTTGGAGGAGGAATTACAATAGTAAAAGGCTTCGCTTTTTTCGGCAATTTTAATTTATCGGGATTAAAATATCCCGATTTTTCCCATTTTTCGTAAATTTTTTGTTCTATTTCTTTCGGGTCGTAAGGCTTGTTAAAATCGCTTGCCATAAAGGATATATTAACCAATTTTTTGTTTTTTGGGAAAGATTTAAGATAGTTTTAAATTTCCGTTTGCTTGAATTTTAAGGAATTTTTTCGAGCCGGGGTCCGTTCCTTTGCCGCGTTCGGCGTACCCTGCGAGCGCTATCATCGCGGCATTATCACCCGTGAATTTTATTTCCGGAATTAAAAGTTTTATTTGATTGTCGATTATCGGTTTCTGGCTGGCGAGCCGCTTTCGTAATTCGCTGTTTGCCGCTACTCCGCCGCCCAAAATTATGGTTTCCGCTTTGTTTTCTTTTGCTGCGCGCAGTGTTTTTGCGATTAACACTTCAACGGCCGCGTTTTGAAATTCATAAGCAGCCGAGATTTTTATTTCCTCCGTAATTTTCGGAAATTCTTTAAGTTTGTAAAGAAGAGAGGTTTTAAGTCCGGAAAAAGAAAAATCAAAATCTTTTGAATTGAGCATGGGCCGCGGCAAGTTTATTTTTGGAATTTGGAAATTGGAATTTGGAAATTTTCCCGCGGCCGCGGCGATGGCCGGGCCTCCCGGGTAACCTAATTCGAGCATTTTTGCCGCCTTGTCAAAAGCTTCTCCTGCCGCGTCGTCGCGCGTCTGGCCGAGTAATTTGTATTTTAGCCATTCTTTTATTAAAACAATCTCCGTGTGTCCTCCGCTCACAAGAAGCGCTACCGCCGGAAATTTTATTTTTGGAAACCGGAAATTGATAATTGGTGATTTTTTTTCCGTTTTTCCTTGAAGAAAAGCCGAAAAGAAGTGTCCTTCCATGTGGTTTATCGGAATAATCGGTTTGTTCCACGCGAAAGAAAGCGCTTTGGCGAAATTTATTCCTACCCATAAAGCCGGTTCAAGCCCCGGACCATGAGTTATCGCTATCGCGTCAATTTTTGGCGTTCCGTATTTTTTTAGAAACGGCAGAGTCTTTTTCAGTAAAACATCTTCTCTTTTTAAAATATCGTTTGGTTCATTCTCTCTTTTTATTTTTTGATTTCGGCTTTTTAACAAACCCGCTTCTTTTAAAGCTTTAACTAAAACCGGCACTAAATTTTTTTGGTGTTCTCTTTTTGCCAGTGTCGGCACTACCCCGCCCCATTTTGCGTGTATTTTAATTTGCGAGGAAATTATGTTTGAAAGAATTTTAAAACGGGCATTTGGAAAAATTCCGGTTGCCTCTACGACGCTTATCGCCGTTTCATCGCAAGACGTTTCTATCGCAAGAATACGCATAAAGTTATTTATATCTTGTTTTTTGGAAAAATAAAACGGCGGACAGAGTATGTTTTCTGTCCGCCGGGGTCTGGCCGCCGAAAGCGGTTCTCGGTTTTAGTCTTCCTCAAAACAGGCGGTTCTGGCCTGGACCAGCGCTCCGCTGAATCTGACCAGAAAATCTTCCATTTGCGCCGGAGAAAGGGCTGGCATTTTTTCAACTTCCGAAAGAATTTTTTCCAAGGCGCCAATCTCCTGCCCGTGGTAGTGAGCTTGATTCCAAGAGCTTCTGTTTTTTCCCGCCATCTCCGGGCTGATTGGAAATTTTTTGTCTCGGATTTGCTCGTCCAGCGCGTTTAAGATGAGCAATAGCCCGTTTAATTCTTTTAAAAAAAGTTCGCGCCTTTCGGTGTTATTTGCGCTGCCGTCAGACTTGTCCTCAAAAAGCCCCATGTAAACTCCTAAAGCCGGAAGAATTCCGCCTCTATAATTTGTGTCTGCCGCCAGAATCCAAAGCCGTATCATTTTTTCGGCTTGGTTAAGATTTTTGGCTTCTGTTATAAAAGCCAAGACCGGCAGGTCTGTTTTTACCCTTTTGCCGCTGTCTAAGGCGGCAAAATAGACCTGTTCGGTTTGCTCCCAGTTTATTACCCCGCTAAAACACGGGGATCCTCCGAAAAACAAAATCATTATCGCCGCGGCGCAAATAAATATTTTTTTCATTCCCTCTCCCTCCTTTTTGTTTTGCGAAAAATAAAAATATAAAGAGCAGAGCCTTTTTACCCGAGTTTATTCTACCACGAGTTTTGTTTTTTGCAACCCCTTTAGTTTCTTTTAGATATGTTCTTGTACGAGCGTGTGTATTCGTATAAAACAGACCAGAATGCTCCTCCGCAAAAAGCGCCGAGTATTTCTTCGAGAGGAACACCAAGAAGTTTGAAGTTATTGAAAATCTGATTGGAATAAAAACGCGAAATAAAATCGTTAAAAAACGCATTTAATAGCGAGAAAAGAAAAAAATAAAAAACCCCGAAAATAATACCCGCGACGGCCATTTGTTTTATTAAATCTTTACGCAGAAAGCCGGTCAAAACGGAACCGCAGACAAAAGCCGCTAAAAGATTAAGCATGGGTTTTTGCGGGGTGAAAAATTCAGCGGCCAAAAACACCAAAACAAAAAGAAAGAACGGCGCGAGGTGAAGTTTTTTGCTTTCTTTTCCCGGGGCTTTTTTCAAACCCTTCTTTCCGATAAATTCGTAAACAACGGCCGCGATTCCGGCGATTGAAAAGGCGTAAATAAATCCTTCAACGCCGAAACCGTATTGCCGCATTAAATTGAAAAGAGATTCGGGGTACCAATAATGAGGGACAAAAAATAATTCTATAGCTCCGAACGGCATGCCTATGAAACTTGCCCAGAGCATCTCGCGTCGCAAATCTTTCCGCAATAAAAATAAAATCAGCCAGAAAAACAAAAAAATCAGAGAGCCTGTTAAATATGCGTATTGGTATGGGATAAATAATTCCATTTTAAAGCTCGTATCAGAAATTATTGGTACGGAGGAGGTGAGATTCGAACTCACGAGGCCCTTTCGAGCCTACCGCTTTTCGAGAGCGGCCCGTTCAACCACTTTGGTACTCCTCCAGAAAAATTAAAAAGTTTATTAATAGCCCCTAGGGGAGTCGGTCACAGCTCTTTTGCTTCGCTTGTAGCCCCTAGGGGAGTCGAACCCCTGTTGCCACATTGAAAGCGTGGCGTCCTAACCGCTAGACGAAGGGGCCATCCTTCGGTTTCGCAAAAACAATAATAACCTAATTTATTTTGGAAATCAAACTTTTTCCTGTCATTTCAGGAGGCGTTTGCAGTCCTAAAAGTTCAAGAATTGTCGGAGCGACGTCGGCTATAACTCCGGTCGCTTCTTGGTATTTATGCGAAATTTCCTGCGATGTAAGCGCCGTCTGCTTTTTAAATTTATCTCCTACTATATAAATCGGCACAGGATTGGCCGTGTGATTCGTTCTTTTTTCTCCTGTCAGTTTGTAAATTTTTTCTTCTATGTTTCCGTGGTCAGCGGTTATTATCGCCGCGCCTCCAAGCTCTATAATTTTTGGAAGAATCCTGCCCACGCATTCGTCCAGAACTTCGATCGCCTTTATGCATGAATTAAAATTCCCCGTGTGTCCCACTAAATCGGTATTGGCGAAATTTATAATCATAAAATCGTATGAGCCGAGTCTTTCCAAAACGGCTTCGGTGATTTTTCCGGCGGACATCTCCGGCTGGTCATCGTAATGAGGAATTTTTAAAGAAGGGACAAGCAGTCTGTCTTCCCCGTCAAACGGCTGTTCTTGTCCTCCGTTGAAAAAGTAAGTAACATGCGCGTATTTTTCGGTTTCTGCTATGTGAAATTGTTTAAGTCCGGCAAGAGAAATCAGCTTGCTCAAGGGGTTTTCTATATGAAACGGAGGAAACGCCACTAGTGCCGGAGAATCTTCGCTGTATTGGGTCATTGTCGTGAACAAAAGATCGGCGACTTTTTTTCTCTCAAATTTATCAAACGACGTTGAAACAAACGCCGAGGTTATTTCTCTTTCGCTGTCTTCTCTGTAATTGAAAAAAATCACGGCATCTCCGTTTTTTATTTCTTCGGCGTTTTTGTTGAATCCGGGTTCGATAAATTCGTCCGTTATTCCCTTTTTGTAATTTTCTTCTATAAATGCCGAAGCGTATTCAAACGGCTGCCCCGTTTCTTCCGTAAAAAGTTTGTATGTTTTTTCGATACGGTCCCATTTGCTGTCGCGGTCCAGAGCGAAATATCTTCCTATTATGGACGCTATTTTTATATTCGGATAATTTTGTTCGAGTCTTTCTTCCAGTTGTTTGAAAAATCCGGCGGCTTCCGTTGCTGGAGAGTCTTTCCCGTCGGTAAAAAGATGAAGATATGTTTTTCCGATTTCGTTGTTTTTCGCCATGTCCAAAAGAGCGTAAAGATGCTCGGCGTAAGCGTGCACTGAGCCCGATGAAAAAAGCCCCATAAGATGCAGATTGCTTTTATTCTTTTTTACGTGGTCAACCGCCGCGACAAACGCCGGATTGGTAAAAAAGTCGCCGTCGTGTATTGAGGTGATTATTCTTGGAAGGTGATTGTAAATCGCTTTTCCGGCGCCAAGAGTAAGGTGTCCGACTTCGCTGTTCCCCGCTTCGCTCCACGGAAGCCCTACGGCGATTCCCGACGCTTGCAAAGTGGTGAACGGATACCATTTTTCTATTTCCGAAAAAACGGGATGGTTGGCAAGCTGCCATGGAGATTCCGTGGCGTGCTTGTCGTAGCCGAATCCGTCTAGAATTATTAGAACAACTGGTTTCATAAAATAATTTTAGCACAACAATAGCTTTAGCTCTAAATTTTTGACACCGAAACAAAAGTTTGGTAAATTGAAGTTATCAAATTCATAAAGACTTTGAAATTACCAATCTTTAATATCAATGCAAAACCGTTATTTATCCGCTATCTTTGGACATTTTAGCTCTACGGAATTTAGCGGCGCGCTAAAAAATCAATATGAACTTAACAACGCTATTTGGGGTGGCGCTGGCTTCGGTTGTCGTGGGTGGCGTGATTGGCTATTTTTTAAGGCATTTAATCGCTCTGCAGAGAAAAAGCTCAATAGAAGTTAAAATCAAGCAGCTCTTGGTTGACGCCAAGGCAAAAGCCCAGGAATCCGTTGAAGATGCTTCAAAAAAGGCCGAAACCATTCTTGAAAAAGCAAAAGAAGAAGAGCGGGCAGTCGCTTCGCAGGTAAGAAAACTCGAAGAACGCATCGTTCGCCGGGAAGAACTTATAGAAAAGAGGCGATCGGAACTGGAAAAAGACGCTCAAAAATTCAAACAAAAAGCCGAAGAAATAAAAGAACTTCAGGAACAGCTGAAGCTTTTGGATTTTCAGAAGAGACGGGAACTGGAAGTGGTTTCAAAAATGTCCGAAAAAGACGCGAAGGAGGAACTTCTTCAGGAAGTCGAGAAAAAATACAGCGAAGATATTCTGCTTAGGATTAAGAAATTGGAAATGCTTGGGCAGGAAAAAATGGAAAATAAAGCTCAGGAAATACTGGTTACAGCGATTCAACGGCTGGCCTCTTCCACTGCTTCGGAAATTACCACAACAGCCGTTACCATTGGTTCTGACGAATTAAAAGGAAAAATAATAGGAAAAGAAGGAAGAAATATCCGCAGTTTGGAAAGGGCGGCAGGAGTGGAAATAATTGTCGATGATACTCCAGGCTCGGTGGTTATTTCCAGTTTTGATCCGGTCCGCAGGCATGTAGCGAAAATTGCTCTTGAAAATCTTATCTCGGACGGCAGAATACAGCCGGCGCGCATAGAAGAAATGGTTGCCAAGGCTAAAGTTGAAGTTGAAAAAATGGTGAAAGACAAAGGAGAGAACGCGGCGTATGAGGTTGGAGTTTTTGATATTGAACCCCGGCTCATCGTGCTTTTGGGGCGACTTTATTTCCGTGTGAGTTATGGCCAAAATGTTTTGCAGCATTCCATTGAGACGGCTCATCTCGCGGGAATGATAGCTTCGGAAGTCGGAGCCGATGTCCCTCTCGTAAAAAAAGCCGCGCTTCTGCACGACATCGGAAAGGCCGTTGACCATGAGATTCAGGGAACTCATGTTGAAATCGGACGCCGCATCTTGCAAAAATTTAATGTTGACGAAAGAATCGTCCATGCCATGGAATCACACCACGAAGAATATCCTTATACTTCTTTTGAGGCGGTGATAATTCAGGCGGCTGACGCTATTTCTGCTTCTCGTCCGGGAGCGAGACGCGACACATTGGAAAATTACCTAAAAAGGCTTGAGGAGCTTGAAAGCATTTCCAATTCTTTTGAAGGGGTTGAAAAATCTTACGCTATTCAGGCGGGTCGTGAAATAAGGGTTTTCGTGTCTCCTGATAAAATTTCCGACCTTGAAGCCAAAAAATTGGCACGTGACATAGCGCAAAAAATTGAACAGGAAGTAAGATTCCCGGGAGAAATAAAAGTGCATATTATTCGCGAGACCAGAATAGTGGAATATGCCCGGTGATGCGCCTGTTGATATCTCTATGGCAAAATAATGGTATTTTGCCTATAATTCGTGTATATTTTAACGAGGTCGAATTTAATCGATTTTAAGTATTGACACAGAACCATGAACAAAGCATCTATTGTTGAAAACGTTGCCGCCATGACCGCCGGAAGCAAAGCGGAAGCCGAAAGAATTGTTGATGGCATTTTTGACAGCATCGTTTCCACATTGAAAAAAGGAGAAGAAGTTTCCATTGCCGGATTTGGTATTTTTGCCGTAAAAGCAAGAGCTGCTCGTCAGGCAAGAAACCCGAAGACTGGTGAGATGGTCCAAGTAGCGGCTACTAAAGTCCCGAAATTCAGGGCTTCAAAAGCGCTAAAGGACGCCGTTAAATAGTTTCTCGGCTAATTAAGGGTTTAGCCTTTTTGTAATCACACATCTTCCGGAAAGATGAATCCAGCCCCGACGCAAGGTCGGGGCTGGATTGTTTTCGGGCGAAAAAAAATTCCCCCATCATCTCGCATGGCGGGATGATGGGGGGCTACTGATTATCTGTTCAAGAGACTGGAAGTAAATTTAGTCAATGCCATTGTTTGGTTTTTCGCGATGCATTCTTTGCAAATATGGCCATTAACATTTCGTTTGCCTGTTCCGTATTCGTAAATCTCAATAGCATACGCGAAATGTCTTGTTCCTCCTTCTCCCCCGCATCCTTCTCTCTCGCAAATCGCGCATTTTGAAAGATGCTTTGTTTCGTCCTCACAAAAA of Candidatus Paceibacterota bacterium contains these proteins:
- a CDS encoding valine--tRNA ligase — encoded protein: MASDFNKPYDPKEIEQKIYEKWEKSGYFNPDKLKLPKKAKPFTIVIPPPNITGSLHMGHALNATIQDIITRKKRMQGYKTLWLPGTDHAGIATQNVVEKNLLKTENKTRHDLGREKFLEKIWEWKEQYGNTILNQLKKLGSSCDWSRTRFTMDKDYQEWVKKAFLHYHKKGWIYRAERVINWCPKCRTSLSDLELEYKEEQTKLWYIKYPIKNNETLRQAQGGRDFVVVATTRPETMLADTAVAVNPKDARYKNFIGKKAILPIVEKEIPIISDRIIEQEFGTGAVKVTPAHSIIDAEIGERNNLPVSKAIGENGKMVLDEELKKTEAAKYDGLTVKEAREKIVQELEAERLIEKIEDYTHNKAVCYRCGSTVENIPSLQWFLKMGELAAKAAKAVKSGKVKFHPKRWEKVYLDWLKNIKDWCISRQLWWGHQIPIENSEDVLDTWFSSALWPFATMSEKDLKTFYPANVLSTARDIINLWVGRMVFSGIEFEKKEPFKDVIIHPTILTKDGKRMSKSLGTGIDPMNYVEKYGADATRFGLIWQDMAGQDMHWSEESVLAGKKFLNKIWNASRFVLQQTAEVKTKGKIQGLTKEDKTILKKLENIIKTTDKNIEKYRFGYALRDLYEFFWHDFCDKYVESSKKQMEDAKLKNSTAKILIYTLTSSLKLLHPFLPHITEEIWSNMPDAKRKMLIVEEWPE
- a CDS encoding tRNA (adenosine(37)-N6)-threonylcarbamoyltransferase complex transferase subunit TsaD, producing the protein MRILAIETSCDETAISVVEATGIFPNARFKILSNIISSQIKIHAKWGGVVPTLAKREHQKNLVPVLVKALKEAGLLKSRNQKIKRENEPNDILKREDVLLKKTLPFLKKYGTPKIDAIAITHGPGLEPALWVGINFAKALSFAWNKPIIPINHMEGHFFSAFLQGKTEKKSPIINFRFPKIKFPAVALLVSGGHTEIVLIKEWLKYKLLGQTRDDAAGEAFDKAAKMLELGYPGGPAIAAAAGKFPNSNFQIPKINLPRPMLNSKDFDFSFSGLKTSLLYKLKEFPKITEEIKISAAYEFQNAAVEVLIAKTLRAAKENKAETIILGGGVAANSELRKRLASQKPIIDNQIKLLIPEIKFTGDNAAMIALAGYAERGKGTDPGSKKFLKIQANGNLKLS
- a CDS encoding lycopene cyclase domain-containing protein; translation: MLWASFIGMPFGAIELFFVPHYWYPESLFNLMRQYGFGVEGFIYAFSIAGIAAVVYEFIGKKGLKKAPGKESKKLHLAPFFLFVLVFLAAEFFTPQKPMLNLLAAFVCGSVLTGFLRKDLIKQMAVAGIIFGVFYFFLFSLLNAFFNDFISRFYSNQIFNNFKLLGVPLEEILGAFCGGAFWSVLYEYTRSYKNISKRN
- the gpmI gene encoding 2,3-bisphosphoglycerate-independent phosphoglycerate mutase, which codes for MKPVVLIILDGFGYDKHATESPWQLANHPVFSEIEKWYPFTTLQASGIAVGLPWSEAGNSEVGHLTLGAGKAIYNHLPRIITSIHDGDFFTNPAFVAAVDHVKKNKSNLHLMGLFSSGSVHAYAEHLYALLDMAKNNEIGKTYLHLFTDGKDSPATEAAGFFKQLEERLEQNYPNIKIASIIGRYFALDRDSKWDRIEKTYKLFTEETGQPFEYASAFIEENYKKGITDEFIEPGFNKNAEEIKNGDAVIFFNYREDSEREITSAFVSTSFDKFERKKVADLLFTTMTQYSEDSPALVAFPPFHIENPLSKLISLAGLKQFHIAETEKYAHVTYFFNGGQEQPFDGEDRLLVPSLKIPHYDDQPEMSAGKITEAVLERLGSYDFMIINFANTDLVGHTGNFNSCIKAIEVLDECVGRILPKIIELGGAAIITADHGNIEEKIYKLTGEKRTNHTANPVPIYIVGDKFKKQTALTSQEISHKYQEATGVIADVAPTILELLGLQTPPEMTGKSLISKIN
- the rny gene encoding ribonuclease Y, whose protein sequence is MNLTTLFGVALASVVVGGVIGYFLRHLIALQRKSSIEVKIKQLLVDAKAKAQESVEDASKKAETILEKAKEEERAVASQVRKLEERIVRREELIEKRRSELEKDAQKFKQKAEEIKELQEQLKLLDFQKRRELEVVSKMSEKDAKEELLQEVEKKYSEDILLRIKKLEMLGQEKMENKAQEILVTAIQRLASSTASEITTTAVTIGSDELKGKIIGKEGRNIRSLERAAGVEIIVDDTPGSVVISSFDPVRRHVAKIALENLISDGRIQPARIEEMVAKAKVEVEKMVKDKGENAAYEVGVFDIEPRLIVLLGRLYFRVSYGQNVLQHSIETAHLAGMIASEVGADVPLVKKAALLHDIGKAVDHEIQGTHVEIGRRILQKFNVDERIVHAMESHHEEYPYTSFEAVIIQAADAISASRPGARRDTLENYLKRLEELESISNSFEGVEKSYAIQAGREIRVFVSPDKISDLEAKKLARDIAQKIEQEVRFPGEIKVHIIRETRIVEYAR
- a CDS encoding HU family DNA-binding protein; the protein is MNKASIVENVAAMTAGSKAEAERIVDGIFDSIVSTLKKGEEVSIAGFGIFAVKARAARQARNPKTGEMVQVAATKVPKFRASKALKDAVK